The Apium graveolens cultivar Ventura chromosome 11, ASM990537v1, whole genome shotgun sequence genome has a window encoding:
- the LOC141698521 gene encoding IRK-interacting protein-like — MAPSSSPVPSFSPPLRPHSFTPIIECDREGNEDDESQDRTSSMRSTPMDQCSNYKPTPSHRKMPSTGSDSVSSSVDDRGVSCNKCRPSNRDKNISVVPLDNSGINRQALASPNGIFKSFFGSLVKKSPRILNDGSATAVPVTSREEQWRIVAMELSNKLIEATQKRDEAVQEALKLKRNMSEIEKKLNKLEIYCHNLKSGLDECNNVAILSVPVSSPTNKPVAHENVVIGDQDKVVENFLVSVSEARSTVRFLARSLTLQLRRMGTKVYDRISSSLQPYDIKISLSRNPKELMCCIEALLNKSFFEDFESTGFQKGCGTSTLNPIDRCEANFASFGRLQSLEWENVLNKGTKHFSEEFSKFCDRKMSEIVAMLGWNRAWPEPLLQAFFGASKAVWLVHLLANSVHPSLPIFRVDKQVKFDSVYMEDMMGDKARRLVPAMVRIMVVPGFYVYGNVVKCKVLCRYHNNSNGIDNIEEKVLNLTPSPKY, encoded by the exons ATGGCTCCTTCCTCTTCTCCGGTCCCCTCATTCTCTCCTCCTCTCCGTCCTCACTCCTTCACCCCT ATTATAGAATGCGATAGAGAAGGAAACGAAGATGACGAATCTCAAGACCGCACCAGTTCAATGAGATCTACACCTATGGATCAGTGTTCTAACTATAAGCCTACGCCATCTCACCGAAAAATGCCAAGTACAGGCAGTGACTCAGTTTCCAGTTCGGTTGATGACCGTGGAGTATCTTGCAATAAGTGCCGTCCAAGCAACCGTGACAAGAATATTTCCGTAGTTCCATTGGATAATAGTGGAATTAATAGACAGGCTTTGGCAAGTCCGAATGGTATTTTTAAGTCATTTTTCGGGTCTTTGGTGAAAAAAAGTCCAAGAATTTTGAATGATGGATCGGCCACTGCGGTTCCGGTTACTAGTAGGGAGGAACAATGGAGGATTGTGGCGATGGAGCTTTCGAATAAACTCATAGAAGCTACTCAGAAGAGAGATGAAGCTGTGCAAGAGGCTTTGAAGCTGAAACGTAATATGTCCGAGATCGAGAAAAAATTGAATAAGCTTGAAATTTATTGTCATAATTTGAAATCAGGGCTTGATGAGTGTAATAATGTTGCGATCCTGTCGGTGCCAGTATCGTCACCGACAAATAAACCTGTGGCGCATGAGAATGTGGTGATTGGTGACCAGGATAAAGTTGTGGAGAACTTTTTGGTTTCGGTTTCGGAGGCTAGGTCAACGGTTAGGTTTTTGGCTAGGTCTTTGACGCTGCAACTGCGTCGTATGGGGACTAAAGTTTATGATCGAATTTCGTCATCTCTTCAACCTTATGATATCAAGATTTCTTTGTCTAGAAATCCGAAAGAGTTGATGTGTTGTATTGAAGCTTTGCTAAACAAGTCATTTTTCGAAGATTTTGAGTCAACTGGGTTTCAGAAGGGTTGTGGAACCTCCACATTGAACCCGATTGATCGTTGCGAGGCGAATTTTGCTTCGTTTGGTCGGTTGCAGAGTTTGGAATGGGAAAATGTGTTAAACAAGGGGACAAAGCATTTCAGTGAAGAGTTTAGTAAGTTCTGTGACAGGAAAATGAGTGAAATTGTGGCAATGTTGGGGTGGAACCGTGCATGGCCCGAGCCTCTTTTACAAGCCTTCTTTGGTGCCTCAAAGGCGGTATGGTTGGTGCATCTTTTGGCTAATTCAGTGCACCCTAGCTTACCAATTTTCAGAGTAGATAAACAAGTCAAGTTTGATTCGGTTTATATGGAGGATATGATGGGAGACAAGGCTCGGAGATTGGTTCCGGCAATGGTCCGGATCATGGTTGTGCCAGGCTTCTATGTTTATGGCAATGTGGTCAAGTGCAAGGTGCTCTGCAGGTATCACAATAACAGCAATGGAATTGATAATATAGAAGAGAAGGTCCTTAATTTAACTCCATCTCCTAAATACTAG